From Candidatus Dormiibacterota bacterium, a single genomic window includes:
- a CDS encoding alpha/beta hydrolase: MRPPNALHYVSTGNPRGPVLLFLHGITGSRRYWQKKVRPLEQDYRLVLPDLLGFGLSPKPYLEYTLPVFRDSVRSLVEEIDLAGHPLTIVGHSLGGLIALEYAALHGSHVKRMILLSLPRFSEPATAHALFWRGSPHYRRLLNEHSLGETIAQMKRTGLELTLRYMLRFPWSVVIDSHKFTFKSLTSTLEHCLLSYQVDRILPEVAPLPTLLIHGEQDSVAPLDHVRPLPALYPHMRLRTVRGTGHHLFLTHTRLCLDMFREFLEEDGRAPA, translated from the coding sequence ATGAGACCGCCGAACGCCCTCCACTACGTCTCGACCGGCAATCCCCGCGGGCCCGTCCTGCTGTTCCTGCACGGCATCACGGGCTCCAGGCGGTACTGGCAGAAGAAGGTGCGGCCGCTCGAGCAGGATTACAGGCTGGTGCTCCCCGATCTCCTCGGGTTCGGCTTGTCTCCCAAGCCCTACCTCGAGTACACCCTGCCCGTGTTCCGCGACAGCGTGCGCAGTCTTGTGGAGGAGATCGATCTCGCCGGACACCCGCTGACCATCGTCGGTCACTCTCTCGGCGGCCTGATCGCCCTGGAGTACGCCGCGCTCCACGGGTCGCACGTGAAGCGCATGATCCTGCTGAGCCTTCCACGCTTCAGCGAGCCTGCGACGGCGCACGCCCTCTTCTGGCGCGGCTCCCCCCATTACCGGCGCCTTCTCAACGAACACTCTCTGGGGGAAACGATTGCCCAGATGAAACGCACCGGCCTGGAGCTCACGCTGAGGTATATGCTGCGATTTCCCTGGTCGGTGGTCATCGACAGCCACAAGTTCACCTTCAAGTCGCTCACCTCGACTCTGGAACATTGTCTCTTGAGCTACCAGGTCGATCGGATCCTGCCCGAGGTCGCTCCCCTGCCCACGCTCCTGATCCATGGCGAGCAGGACTCCGTCGCACCGCTCGACCATGTGCGTCCCCTACCGGCTCTCTACCCCCACATGCGCCTGCGCACGGTGCGCGGGACAGGACACCATCTGTTCCTCACCCACACACGCCTCTGCCTGGACATGTTCCGGGAGTTCCTGGAAGAGGATGGGCGTGCGCCTGCATGA
- a CDS encoding ectonucleotide pyrophosphatase/phosphodiesterase, whose translation MLDPRGSAARSGRGLLLVLLAGAAWTCAEAVTTAGPADTVVVLSIDGMRWDYPARAGAPTLARLAREGASCGALLPPFPSSTFPAHASLATGVFPDRHGIVNNEFIDRRRGLYRRDDDATWLLAEPIWVTAERQGVRTAVFHWVFSYTPWRGIAATRRIPYSAETTDRDKIERITRWLSLRGEDRPRLILSYLHGPDAAGHADGPESGAVLESVRRTDGLVARLLRALERAPKSALIVVSDHGMAGVSRVLRTRDLLGRGESRPVRAVSTGAVCNVYCPDLRSCGAAESALTEVPGMTVYRKGSLPGGLRYRQPERTGDLVAIAPPGTYFADGRGDEKPVRGMHGYPPEQSEMQGIFYAWGAGVRRGARCDRLRAVDVAPLVCRLLGIRCPEEIDGRVPEDLLEPWSDITPVGCGARAEPHRANPPRPGPRRPDAGPDTPPRSTAPP comes from the coding sequence TTGCTTGACCCCCGTGGTTCCGCGGCCCGTTCCGGCAGGGGGCTGCTCCTGGTGCTCCTGGCGGGCGCCGCCTGGACCTGCGCCGAAGCGGTCACGACGGCCGGGCCCGCCGACACCGTCGTCGTCCTGTCCATCGACGGCATGCGCTGGGACTACCCCGCCCGGGCCGGGGCGCCGACCCTCGCGCGCCTGGCCAGGGAGGGAGCGTCCTGCGGGGCGCTGCTGCCGCCGTTCCCCTCCTCGACTTTTCCGGCCCACGCCAGCCTCGCGACCGGGGTCTTCCCCGACAGGCACGGTATCGTCAACAACGAATTCATCGACCGCAGGCGCGGGCTCTATCGCCGGGATGACGATGCCACGTGGCTCCTGGCCGAGCCGATCTGGGTGACCGCGGAGCGCCAGGGGGTGCGCACCGCCGTGTTCCATTGGGTTTTCTCCTACACGCCGTGGCGGGGTATCGCCGCGACACGCCGCATTCCGTATTCCGCGGAGACGACCGACCGGGACAAGATCGAGCGGATCACTCGATGGCTGTCGCTGCGCGGGGAGGACCGGCCTCGGCTGATCCTGTCCTACCTGCACGGACCGGACGCAGCGGGTCACGCCGATGGTCCCGAGTCGGGCGCCGTGCTCGAGAGCGTGCGTCGGACCGACGGTCTGGTGGCGCGTCTGTTGCGGGCCCTCGAGCGAGCGCCGAAATCGGCGCTGATCGTCGTCTCGGATCACGGCATGGCGGGCGTCTCGCGCGTATTGAGAACTCGGGACCTGCTCGGGCGGGGTGAGTCGCGCCCCGTCCGCGCCGTTTCCACGGGGGCCGTCTGCAACGTCTACTGCCCGGACCTCCGTTCCTGCGGCGCCGCCGAGTCCGCGCTGACGGAAGTTCCCGGAATGACCGTCTACAGGAAGGGATCGCTGCCCGGAGGGTTACGCTACCGGCAGCCCGAGCGCACAGGCGATCTCGTGGCCATCGCCCCGCCCGGGACGTACTTCGCGGACGGTCGCGGAGACGAGAAGCCGGTGCGGGGCATGCATGGGTATCCTCCCGAGCAGAGCGAGATGCAGGGGATCTTCTACGCCTGGGGAGCGGGGGTGAGGCGTGGCGCCCGGTGCGATCGTCTTCGAGCCGTGGACGTGGCCCCGCTCGTCTGCAGACTTCTCGGCATCAGGTGTCCCGAGGAGATCGACGGCAGGGTGCCGGAGGATCTGCTCGAACCATGGAGCGACATCACTCCGGTCGGCTGCGGGGCCCGGGCGGAGCCGCATCGCGCGAATCCCCCCCGGCCGGGGCCGCGTCGTCCGGATGCTGGTCCGGACACGCCGCCCCGGAGTACCGCGCCACCCTGA
- a CDS encoding Hsp20/alpha crystallin family protein, producing the protein MTVVKWDPYRDVWTLQDRVNRLFQEGMSAPQGQEDLQAGQWTPPVDIFENAETIVLRADLPGVDQDDIEMRVEGGTLVIRGRRRLSGDLRPEDMHRAERPHGTFVRSFGLPTNVDQAGIRATQKNGVLEVILPKRQESKAKAIRIEVK; encoded by the coding sequence ATGACCGTCGTCAAGTGGGACCCCTATCGTGATGTGTGGACCCTCCAGGACCGCGTCAACCGTCTGTTTCAGGAAGGGATGTCCGCGCCACAGGGACAGGAGGATCTGCAGGCGGGTCAGTGGACTCCGCCGGTGGATATCTTCGAGAACGCGGAGACGATCGTGCTCCGCGCCGATCTCCCGGGTGTGGATCAGGACGACATCGAGATGAGAGTGGAGGGCGGAACACTCGTGATCCGGGGGCGGAGAAGGCTTTCAGGGGACCTCCGCCCCGAGGACATGCACCGGGCGGAACGTCCCCACGGCACCTTCGTCCGCTCCTTCGGCCTGCCGACGAACGTCGACCAGGCCGGGATCCGGGCCACGCAGAAGAACGGCGTCCTGGAAGTCATCCTGCCGAAGAGGCAGGAGTCGAAGGCCAAGGCCATCCGCATCGAGGTGAAGTGA
- a CDS encoding nucleotide exchange factor GrpE, with the protein MKEHGRSGDTRDDSQDKAFSVIDRRPVFQDETSAALEPRYPSVVEELKVRTEEAERRAREISAAYRRIEEEREAFRVRLARDLERRVEIARVEMMRKVLGVLDDLDRAIAVGAGSPGAGGLLSGVTLIRDHLLQTLASEGVQGLDLVGQRFDPAVAEAVSVQETDDPARDTLILEESGRGYMLGATLLRPARVRVARYSGAACPDQHPDDAAPAGGDSRDAAPPGPRSRPE; encoded by the coding sequence ATGAAAGAACACGGCAGATCAGGAGACACGCGGGACGACAGCCAGGATAAGGCATTCTCGGTCATCGATCGACGTCCGGTCTTCCAGGACGAGACCTCGGCGGCCTTGGAGCCTCGCTACCCCTCGGTCGTCGAGGAGCTGAAGGTCCGCACCGAGGAGGCGGAGCGCCGGGCGCGGGAGATCAGCGCGGCCTACCGCCGGATCGAGGAGGAGCGCGAGGCCTTCCGGGTGCGCCTGGCGCGCGATCTGGAGCGCCGGGTCGAGATCGCGCGCGTCGAGATGATGCGCAAGGTGCTCGGGGTCCTCGATGACCTCGACCGGGCGATCGCGGTCGGCGCCGGATCCCCGGGTGCCGGCGGCCTCTTGTCCGGCGTCACGCTCATCCGTGATCATCTCCTCCAGACCCTCGCGTCCGAGGGAGTTCAGGGGCTCGACCTGGTGGGACAGCGCTTCGACCCCGCCGTGGCCGAAGCGGTCTCGGTGCAGGAGACGGACGATCCCGCGCGCGACACTCTGATCCTCGAGGAAAGCGGCCGAGGATACATGCTCGGCGCCACGCTCCTGCGCCCGGCGCGCGTCAGGGTGGCGCGGTACTCCGGGGCGGCGTGTCCGGACCAGCATCCGGACGACGCGGCCCCGGCCGGGGGGGATTCGCGCGATGCGGCTCCGCCCGGGCCCCGCAGCCGACCGGAGTGA
- the polA gene encoding DNA polymerase I: MTDRPDPGRALYLVDGSNNLYRAFYAIRGLSTSKGLPTNAIFGFTSMLRKLLREHAPRRLGVAFDLAEPTFRHKAFADYKANRPETPADLVVQIPYVKKVCEVLGVPVLELSGFEADDLIATLADRGRKAGLEVVIVATDKDLLQLVGDGVRVFNPVSEQFLDSGGVERVFGVRPDQVRDVLALCGDSSDNIPGVPGIGEKGARDLIRQYGDLESVLLAAPAISRKTYREGLLANADVARLSRDLATLRYDAPLSFDPDRLRVGAPDQEAARQLFQDLEFGALAREFAAPVVTPEARHTVVRDTPDLERAVERLRASGRFAFNVERDHAEPMRAGIVGIALAGVGGESFYVPVAQRHLGDPPPLDQATVLNRLRPLFERRGPRREAHNVKSDLILLRRLGWDPPTVEFDTMLASYLLDASRRSHDLEAVARDVAGFEVPSYEAVLGSGARSVPLADIGVERAAALVCGRVAAVLAVRDRLETGMREEGLLALFNDLELPLAYVLAEMEVAGVRVDTGFLASLSREWETQLARLTSEIHALAGREFNINSPRQLGEILFDGLKLTPGRRTQRTRSFSTGVEVLEELAEEHELPRRILEYRSLQKLKSTYVDSLPGLINADTGRVHTSFNQAVAATGRLSSSDPNLQNIPVRTEQGRQIRRAFVTDRGHVLLSADYSQIELRVLAHLCGDPALVNAFRTNEDIHRRTAAEVFGVMPDLVSDEMRRRAKVVNFGIIYGMGAQRLAREQGIPVKEAEGFIEAYFQRLPRVKEYIDTTIAAVESEGRVRTLLGRVRHFPEIKGTDRNARQQALRAAVNTTIQGTAADLIKLAMVALARRLKEAGSGARMTLQVHDELVLEVPETEVPAVSRIVRDVMEGVHELRVPLVADLKIGPNWLDMTKVESKD; encoded by the coding sequence ATGACGGATCGTCCCGATCCCGGGCGCGCCCTCTATCTCGTCGACGGAAGCAACAACCTGTACCGGGCGTTCTACGCCATACGAGGTCTGAGCACCAGCAAGGGTCTCCCGACCAACGCCATCTTCGGCTTCACGTCGATGCTGCGCAAACTCCTGCGCGAGCACGCGCCGCGACGCCTCGGGGTGGCCTTCGACCTTGCGGAGCCGACGTTCCGGCACAAGGCGTTCGCCGACTACAAGGCGAACCGCCCCGAGACACCCGCCGATCTCGTCGTGCAGATCCCGTACGTGAAGAAGGTGTGCGAGGTTCTGGGGGTCCCCGTGCTCGAGCTCTCCGGGTTCGAAGCGGACGACCTCATCGCGACGCTCGCCGATCGCGGCCGCAAGGCCGGCCTCGAGGTCGTCATCGTGGCCACCGACAAGGACCTTCTGCAGCTCGTGGGAGACGGCGTCAGGGTCTTCAATCCCGTGAGCGAACAGTTTCTCGACAGCGGGGGTGTCGAGCGCGTGTTCGGGGTTCGACCCGATCAGGTGCGGGACGTGCTGGCGCTCTGCGGCGATTCATCCGACAACATCCCGGGCGTTCCCGGAATCGGGGAGAAGGGGGCCAGGGATCTGATCCGCCAGTACGGCGATCTCGAATCCGTCCTGCTCGCGGCCCCGGCCATCTCCCGGAAGACTTATCGGGAAGGCCTGCTGGCGAACGCCGACGTCGCCCGCCTGAGCCGCGACCTGGCCACTCTGCGTTACGACGCCCCGCTGTCGTTCGATCCCGATCGATTGAGAGTCGGCGCGCCCGACCAGGAGGCGGCGCGACAGCTCTTCCAGGACCTCGAGTTTGGAGCGCTCGCGCGGGAGTTTGCGGCTCCCGTGGTGACCCCGGAGGCGCGTCACACGGTCGTCCGGGATACCCCGGACCTGGAGCGGGCGGTGGAGCGATTGCGGGCGTCGGGGCGGTTCGCCTTCAATGTGGAGAGGGACCACGCCGAGCCGATGCGGGCCGGAATCGTGGGAATCGCCCTGGCCGGCGTCGGCGGTGAGAGCTTCTACGTTCCGGTGGCGCAACGCCACCTCGGCGATCCCCCCCCGCTCGACCAGGCGACCGTCCTGAACCGCCTGCGTCCCCTGTTCGAGAGGCGGGGTCCGCGGCGCGAGGCCCACAACGTCAAGAGCGATCTGATCCTGCTCCGGCGTTTGGGCTGGGATCCGCCGACCGTCGAGTTCGACACCATGCTGGCCAGCTACCTCCTCGACGCCTCGCGGCGCAGCCATGACCTCGAGGCGGTCGCCCGGGACGTCGCCGGGTTCGAGGTCCCCTCCTACGAAGCGGTGCTCGGCTCGGGCGCCAGGAGCGTCCCGCTCGCCGATATCGGCGTGGAGCGGGCCGCGGCCCTGGTCTGCGGGCGCGTCGCCGCCGTGCTGGCCGTCCGCGACCGTCTGGAGACGGGCATGAGGGAGGAGGGGCTGCTGGCGCTGTTCAACGACCTGGAGCTTCCCCTGGCGTACGTCCTGGCGGAGATGGAGGTCGCCGGCGTGCGCGTCGACACCGGCTTCCTCGCTTCGCTGTCGCGCGAGTGGGAGACTCAGCTGGCCCGCTTGACCTCCGAGATCCACGCTCTCGCGGGGAGGGAGTTCAACATCAACTCGCCCCGCCAGCTGGGGGAGATCCTGTTCGACGGTCTGAAACTGACCCCCGGGCGCAGGACCCAGAGGACGCGGTCGTTCTCCACCGGCGTGGAGGTCCTCGAGGAGCTGGCGGAGGAGCACGAGCTGCCGCGCCGGATCCTGGAATACAGGAGCCTGCAGAAGCTCAAGTCGACCTACGTCGACAGCCTGCCCGGCCTGATCAACGCGGACACGGGCCGCGTCCATACGTCCTTCAACCAGGCGGTCGCCGCCACCGGCCGTCTGAGCAGCAGCGATCCGAATCTTCAGAACATCCCGGTGCGCACGGAGCAGGGGCGGCAGATCCGCAGGGCCTTCGTCACGGATCGCGGTCATGTGCTCCTGTCCGCGGATTACTCGCAGATCGAGCTGCGTGTGCTCGCCCACCTGTGCGGCGATCCGGCCCTGGTGAACGCCTTTCGGACGAACGAGGACATTCACCGCCGCACGGCGGCGGAAGTCTTCGGCGTGATGCCCGATCTGGTGAGCGACGAGATGCGCCGGCGCGCCAAGGTCGTGAACTTCGGAATCATCTACGGCATGGGCGCCCAGCGTCTGGCGCGCGAGCAGGGGATACCGGTCAAGGAGGCGGAGGGCTTCATCGAGGCTTACTTCCAGCGTCTGCCCCGCGTGAAGGAGTACATCGACACCACGATCGCGGCGGTGGAATCGGAGGGGCGCGTCAGGACCCTGCTCGGGCGGGTACGCCACTTCCCGGAGATCAAAGGCACGGATCGGAACGCCCGCCAGCAGGCGCTCCGCGCCGCCGTGAACACGACCATCCAGGGCACGGCGGCGGATCTCATCAAGCTCGCGATGGTGGCGCTGGCCCGGCGTCTCAAGGAGGCGGGGAGCGGCGCGCGCATGACGCTTCAAGTCCATGACGAGCTGGTCCTGGAGGTACCGGAGACGGAGGTTCCCGCCGTGTCCCGCATCGTGCGCGACGTGATGGAGGGCGTCCACGAGCTGCGCGTCCCTCTGGTCGCCGATCTCAAGATTGGGCCGAACTGGCTGGACATGACGAAGGTCGAATCCAAAGATTGA
- the glyA gene encoding serine hydroxymethyltransferase, translated as MLESLQKTDPEVAVALAAEVARQDETLVLIASENFASRAVLEAMGSVFTNKYAEGYPGRRYYGGCEHSDTVERLAIDRARAIFGAEHANVQPHSGSQANMAVYLAMLKPGDVILGMDLSHGGHLTHGHPLNFSGRYFKIIPYGVSRETELLDYDQMERLAREHRPRLIVAGASAYARIIDYPRIRRIADDTGALLMADIAHVAGLVAAGVHPNPVPYADFVTTTTHKTLRGPRGAVILCRERFAKEIDSAVFPGTQGGPLVHMIAAKAVAFKEAMSEEFKRDQKRTVENAVRLAALLAAGGLRVVSGGTDTHLFLLDLRTRKLTGRAVEQRLDRVGIALNKNTIPFDPEKPLIGSGVRIGTPAVTTRGMGPSQMDEIARLILDALEREPDARDIESLRGRVAGLCRSFPIYGWLPRPAAERGAGRERPS; from the coding sequence ATGCTGGAGTCCCTGCAGAAGACCGATCCCGAAGTGGCCGTGGCTCTCGCCGCCGAGGTCGCCCGGCAGGACGAAACCCTGGTCCTGATCGCCTCCGAAAACTTCGCCTCGCGCGCCGTGCTGGAAGCGATGGGATCCGTGTTCACGAACAAGTATGCGGAGGGGTATCCCGGACGCCGCTACTACGGTGGATGCGAGCACTCCGACACGGTCGAGCGGCTGGCCATCGACAGGGCCAGGGCGATTTTCGGCGCGGAGCACGCCAACGTCCAGCCGCATTCGGGTTCGCAGGCGAACATGGCGGTGTACCTCGCCATGCTCAAACCGGGCGACGTCATCCTGGGGATGGATCTCTCGCACGGCGGACATCTGACTCACGGCCATCCCCTGAATTTCTCCGGGCGATACTTCAAGATCATCCCCTACGGTGTCAGCCGTGAGACGGAGCTACTGGACTACGACCAGATGGAGCGTCTGGCCCGGGAACACCGGCCCCGCCTGATCGTCGCGGGGGCGAGCGCCTACGCGCGGATCATCGACTACCCCCGCATCCGCCGCATTGCAGACGACACCGGAGCCCTTCTGATGGCCGACATCGCCCACGTGGCGGGTCTGGTCGCGGCGGGGGTGCATCCGAATCCGGTGCCCTACGCCGATTTCGTGACCACCACCACGCACAAGACCCTGCGCGGTCCGCGCGGGGCGGTCATCCTCTGCCGCGAGCGCTTCGCGAAAGAGATCGACAGCGCCGTGTTCCCGGGGACACAGGGTGGGCCCCTCGTGCACATGATCGCGGCCAAGGCGGTGGCGTTCAAGGAGGCGATGTCCGAGGAGTTCAAGCGTGATCAGAAGCGGACCGTGGAGAACGCCGTGAGACTGGCGGCGCTTCTCGCGGCCGGCGGTCTTCGAGTCGTCTCGGGCGGCACGGACACCCACCTGTTCCTCCTGGATCTGCGGACGAGGAAACTGACGGGACGCGCGGTCGAGCAGAGACTGGACAGGGTGGGCATCGCCCTCAACAAGAACACCATTCCGTTCGATCCGGAGAAGCCGCTGATCGGCAGCGGTGTGCGGATCGGCACGCCCGCCGTGACCACGCGGGGGATGGGGCCCTCCCAGATGGACGAGATCGCCCGGCTGATCCTCGATGCGCTCGAACGGGAACCGGACGCGCGCGACATCGAGTCCCTGCGGGGCCGCGTCGCGGGGCTCTGCCGATCCTTCCCCATCTATGGCTGGCTGCCGCGCCCGGCGGCCGAGCGCGGCGCCGGTCGGGAGCGCCCGTCCTGA
- the htpX gene encoding zinc metalloprotease HtpX — protein sequence MNALKTAFLLGLLSALIVAMGGLFGGANGMYIALGVAALMNFFSYWFSDRIVLALHRAQPVGREQAPELYEILERLTARAGIPMPRVYVLPEEAPNAFATGRDPNHAAVAVTHGILRILNAEELEGVLAHELSHVKNRDILIGSIAATLAATIMVIANMARWAAIFGGGQRDDRQGSNPIALLAGIILAPIAATLIQLAVSRAREYQADASGAELTHNPYGLAHALQKLEDASRRIPMLTAAPASSHLFIVKPFTGEALANLFSTHPPIRERIRRLTGH from the coding sequence ATGAACGCCTTGAAGACGGCATTCCTCCTGGGGCTGCTGTCCGCTCTGATCGTGGCCATGGGCGGCCTGTTCGGCGGAGCGAACGGGATGTACATCGCCCTGGGAGTGGCGGCCCTCATGAACTTCTTTTCCTACTGGTTCTCCGACCGCATCGTCCTGGCGCTGCACCGCGCCCAACCGGTCGGCCGGGAGCAGGCGCCCGAGCTGTACGAGATCCTGGAGCGTCTCACCGCGCGCGCCGGGATACCCATGCCGCGCGTCTACGTCCTTCCCGAGGAGGCCCCGAACGCGTTCGCCACGGGACGCGACCCGAACCACGCGGCCGTCGCCGTGACGCATGGAATCCTGCGCATCCTGAACGCCGAGGAGCTCGAGGGGGTCCTGGCGCACGAGCTGTCGCACGTCAAGAATCGCGACATCCTGATCGGCTCGATCGCGGCGACCCTCGCGGCGACGATCATGGTGATCGCCAACATGGCCCGCTGGGCGGCGATATTCGGAGGCGGTCAGCGCGACGACCGCCAGGGCTCCAACCCGATTGCCCTGCTCGCCGGGATCATCCTGGCTCCGATCGCGGCGACCCTCATCCAGCTCGCCGTGTCGCGCGCCCGCGAGTACCAGGCCGACGCGAGCGGGGCGGAGCTCACGCACAACCCGTACGGGCTCGCCCATGCGCTGCAGAAGCTCGAGGACGCCAGCCGACGGATCCCGATGCTGACCGCGGCGCCGGCCTCCAGTCACCTGTTCATCGTCAAGCCGTTCACGGGCGAGGCGCTGGCGAACCTCTTCAGCACGCATCCGCCGATCCGCGAGCGCATCCGACGTCTTACGGGGCACTGA
- a CDS encoding UbiA family prenyltransferase: MTRVRSFASRARLYFALTRPFTLLPPTFGVVSGALTAFGSAHNPDPERHFTTSVLAMILLGSVTAAFLNAASNVINQYHDLEIDRRNKPQRPLPSGRISTGAGLRFAFLLYIVALLPTWLIVDYPRATFWEKAGAPLAEHQCFFIYLAGLVLTLMYSDPVWGRTKRFGIWANLTIAVPRGCLLKVAGWSMVASVIHVEPWYIGSVFLLFLLGATSSKDFSDMEGDAAHGCLTLPIRLGVEKAARFVAPFFCLPWLLIPIGVWLPDPFGSGPVLTGDRTLLTLLGLALAGWGAWTARLILRDPAALARSENHPSWTHMYLMMMFAQVGFAIAYLA; the protein is encoded by the coding sequence GTGACCAGGGTCAGGAGCTTCGCCTCGCGGGCGCGGCTCTACTTCGCATTGACCCGGCCTTTCACCCTGCTTCCTCCGACCTTTGGCGTCGTGTCGGGCGCCCTGACCGCGTTCGGCTCCGCGCACAATCCCGATCCTGAACGACACTTCACGACGTCGGTCCTGGCGATGATCCTCCTCGGTTCGGTCACCGCCGCATTCCTGAATGCCGCGAGCAACGTCATCAATCAGTACCACGACCTGGAGATCGACCGTCGCAACAAGCCGCAGAGGCCGCTGCCCTCGGGGAGGATCTCGACCGGGGCCGGTCTGCGCTTCGCGTTCCTCCTGTACATCGTGGCTCTCCTGCCCACCTGGCTCATCGTCGACTACCCGCGCGCCACCTTCTGGGAGAAGGCCGGAGCGCCCCTTGCGGAGCACCAGTGCTTCTTCATCTACCTCGCGGGTCTCGTGCTCACTCTGATGTACTCCGACCCGGTCTGGGGGCGGACGAAGCGGTTCGGCATCTGGGCCAATCTCACCATCGCCGTGCCGCGCGGTTGTCTCCTCAAGGTGGCGGGCTGGTCCATGGTCGCGAGCGTGATTCACGTGGAGCCCTGGTACATCGGATCGGTCTTCCTGCTGTTCCTGCTGGGGGCCACCTCGAGCAAGGACTTCTCCGACATGGAGGGAGACGCCGCCCACGGTTGCCTCACGCTGCCGATCCGGCTGGGGGTGGAGAAGGCCGCGCGCTTCGTCGCACCGTTCTTCTGCCTGCCGTGGCTCCTGATCCCGATCGGCGTGTGGCTCCCCGATCCGTTCGGTTCGGGCCCGGTTCTGACAGGGGACCGCACCCTGCTGACCCTCCTGGGACTGGCGCTCGCGGGCTGGGGGGCCTGGACGGCCCGGCTCATCCTGCGCGACCCGGCGGCTCTGGCGAGATCGGAGAACCATCCGTCCTGGACGCACATGTATCTCATGATGATGTTCGCCCAGGTCGGGTTCGCCATCGCCTACCTTGCTTGA
- a CDS encoding anti-sigma factor, with the protein MSDRRNVHPRELLSAYLDGELPQTERAEVEAHVAGCSSCEALLDDFRAMAAIATREEPPPVPTDLRSRIRLKVGLAGAGRTRQRRFRLEYSRMGIAAAAVIVLAIGLWATRWDTAPPQTPLIDRPTAPDTLGGSERAGVGKEPRDELDESLKALGYVGNGSRQRDDSAPSATGRNSRMQETAAPSGAPAPVIAGGVREREPIERRQAKPEREPAAPAAGFAPAAAGVAEGRGARQDVLEDHKVVARTQAEAPLASPRSEATSRGQVLLLESTGYRVSAHQDGTVVLSAVGYTCAVRQDAPSVDPDIAALFALASTAGETAGSPSTARRGTTVVRLLKPRNAEEESAGEAPGVDLPGAQGVAIETGLRTLLRDKYLPLMERRCGTVPRIVRSP; encoded by the coding sequence GTGAGCGATCGGAGGAATGTCCATCCGCGCGAGCTGCTGTCCGCCTACCTGGACGGCGAGCTCCCGCAGACCGAACGTGCCGAGGTCGAGGCGCATGTCGCCGGCTGCTCGTCCTGCGAGGCCCTCCTGGACGACTTCCGGGCGATGGCGGCGATAGCGACACGGGAGGAGCCGCCTCCGGTCCCGACCGATTTGCGGTCGCGCATCCGCCTCAAGGTCGGACTCGCGGGAGCCGGCAGGACACGGCAACGCCGGTTCCGCCTCGAGTACTCCCGCATGGGGATCGCCGCCGCCGCCGTCATCGTCCTGGCGATCGGTCTGTGGGCGACGAGATGGGACACTGCGCCCCCGCAGACACCGCTCATCGATCGACCGACGGCCCCGGATACCCTCGGCGGAAGCGAGCGCGCCGGGGTCGGGAAGGAGCCGCGGGACGAGCTGGACGAATCGTTGAAGGCGCTCGGCTATGTCGGGAATGGATCGCGGCAGAGGGACGATTCGGCTCCTTCCGCCACGGGTCGGAACAGCAGGATGCAGGAGACGGCGGCTCCGTCCGGAGCACCGGCGCCCGTGATCGCCGGGGGCGTCCGAGAAAGGGAGCCGATCGAGCGGCGACAGGCGAAGCCTGAGCGCGAGCCTGCCGCGCCTGCGGCGGGATTCGCCCCCGCCGCGGCCGGCGTCGCGGAGGGGCGTGGGGCACGCCAGGACGTGCTTGAGGATCACAAGGTGGTCGCAAGGACACAGGCGGAGGCTCCCCTGGCCTCCCCGCGGTCCGAGGCAACATCACGTGGGCAGGTCCTGCTGCTGGAGTCCACCGGGTACCGGGTGTCCGCACATCAGGACGGCACGGTGGTCCTGTCGGCCGTAGGGTACACCTGCGCGGTGCGGCAGGACGCACCATCCGTCGATCCCGATATCGCTGCGCTCTTCGCGCTGGCTTCAACCGCCGGAGAGACGGCGGGCTCCCCGTCCACGGCGCGCCGGGGCACGACTGTCGTCCGGCTGCTGAAGCCGCGAAACGCGGAGGAAGAATCTGCCGGCGAGGCCCCCGGGGTCGACCTGCCCGGCGCGCAGGGAGTCGCGATCGAGACAGGACTCCGCACACTGCTGCGGGACAAGTATCTGCCGCTCATGGAACGCCGGTGCGGGACGGTGCCGCGGATCGTCCGCTCCCCCTGA